The following proteins are co-located in the Deltaproteobacteria bacterium genome:
- a CDS encoding amidohydrolase, translating into MIIDIHNHVVAGEQLLSFQAGLINSAGFHKPRGVVVTEKHIEAARWNGNKHSDVLNQVGTDYAFISPRPYTMMHSAKPEKIVHWYCAAVNDALALQVKMDPNKFRAIGGLPQNAGVSPKNTFDEIDRCINDLGFVGIMINPDPGEGDGQTPPMGHEHWYPLYEKMVKMDIPGLVHAASCKNPRESFHGHFITEESIAILSLIDSNVFKDFPKLKLIISHGGGSVPYQVGRWRSQLRGPNDTETFDQRLKQLYFDTALYNVESLKLLFRICGPERCLFGTERPGAGSKKDPRTGNWYDDVRPNIESIAWLNAESKAQIFEKNALSVFTRFKQ; encoded by the coding sequence ATGATTATCGATATTCACAACCACGTTGTCGCCGGCGAGCAGCTTTTGAGTTTTCAAGCTGGTTTGATCAATAGCGCCGGGTTCCACAAACCGCGTGGTGTGGTCGTTACCGAAAAACATATCGAGGCTGCCCGTTGGAATGGCAACAAACATTCCGATGTATTGAACCAGGTCGGCACTGACTATGCGTTCATCTCGCCGCGGCCGTACACGATGATGCATTCGGCGAAACCGGAAAAGATCGTGCATTGGTACTGTGCCGCGGTGAACGACGCGTTGGCGTTGCAAGTCAAAATGGATCCGAACAAGTTTCGCGCCATCGGCGGCCTGCCGCAAAACGCCGGCGTGTCGCCGAAAAATACCTTCGATGAAATCGACCGATGCATCAACGATCTCGGTTTCGTCGGCATCATGATCAACCCCGACCCCGGTGAAGGCGACGGCCAGACACCGCCGATGGGACATGAGCACTGGTATCCGCTCTACGAGAAAATGGTAAAAATGGATATTCCCGGGCTAGTGCACGCGGCTAGCTGTAAGAACCCGCGTGAGTCTTTTCACGGCCACTTTATCACCGAGGAGAGCATCGCGATCTTGTCGCTGATCGACTCCAATGTCTTCAAAGACTTTCCGAAGCTAAAACTGATCATTTCCCACGGCGGCGGTTCGGTGCCGTATCAAGTGGGTCGTTGGCGCTCTCAGCTGCGCGGACCGAACGATACCGAGACTTTCGATCAGCGCTTGAAGCAACTTTATTTCGACACGGCGCTGTACAACGTCGAGTCTCTGAAGCTGTTGTTTCGCATCTGCGGCCCCGAGCGCTGCTTGTTCGGCACTGAGCGTCCCGGCGCCGGTTCGAAAAAAGATCCGCGCACCGGCAATTGGTACGACGACGTGCGGCCGAATATCGAGAGCATTGCGTGGCTGAATGCCGAAAGCAAAGCGCAGATTTTTGAGAAGAATGCGTTGTCGGTGTTTACACGATTCAAACAGTAA
- a CDS encoding DsbA family protein, with product MGRRDRMSANVGPFVWAIAVVLFAACWSSATALAQGYLAKDLLAGLGKDPSIGAADAPVTITEFSDFQCGYCKKFWAETLPKLKESYIETGKARFVYRHFAIFGKPSQAAAEASVCAGEQNKFWPYHDKLFSNLGKGFVAEKNLKKIADEIKLEPAEFARCLQSTKIKEKVERETMTASYLGGRGTPMFFVNEKLLIGAQPFEVFQQVIEAELKAVAQPKKKSPAK from the coding sequence ATGGGACGGCGCGATCGAATGAGCGCAAACGTGGGGCCGTTTGTTTGGGCGATAGCTGTCGTTCTGTTTGCGGCTTGCTGGAGTAGTGCGACGGCGTTGGCACAGGGTTATCTGGCCAAAGATCTTTTGGCCGGTCTTGGCAAAGATCCCTCGATCGGCGCCGCCGATGCGCCGGTGACGATCACCGAATTCTCCGATTTTCAGTGCGGCTACTGCAAAAAGTTCTGGGCCGAGACGCTGCCAAAGCTAAAAGAATCTTACATCGAAACCGGCAAAGCGCGCTTCGTTTACCGCCATTTCGCGATTTTTGGCAAGCCTTCTCAAGCGGCTGCCGAAGCTAGTGTTTGCGCGGGTGAACAGAATAAGTTTTGGCCCTATCACGACAAGCTCTTCAGCAATCTCGGCAAGGGCTTTGTCGCGGAGAAAAATCTCAAGAAAATAGCCGATGAAATCAAGCTAGAGCCGGCGGAGTTCGCCAGATGTTTGCAGTCGACCAAAATCAAAGAAAAGGTCGAGCGCGAGACCATGACGGCATCCTATCTTGGCGGGCGCGGCACGCCGATGTTTTTTGTCAATGAAAAGCTTTTGATCGGCGCCCAGCCGTTCGAAGTCTTTCAGCAGGTTATTGAAGCGGAGTTGAAAGCGGTTGCGCAGCCGAAAAAGAAATCGCCGGCAAAGTAG
- a CDS encoding hydantoinase/oxoprolinase family protein: MNYIVGVDIGGTFTDCVALDDQGTVTLGKALSTPEDFAVGALNAVADAARHLGLASDAELLAATKLFFHACTVADNTLITRSGPKTGLLTTEGFGDTLLIMRGRTTEGLTESEAFRASTQSKPEPIVPRALIEEVAERIDYKGAVLVRLTEQEIGRAVKALIERGVESIAIALLWSLVDDRHERALADFIRKNYPSIYLSLSSEVAPFLGEYERTATTAFNAYVGPKIAAYLKRLGELLAAKGLKREALIMQAYGGLLGIDDTCKSAVGTIESGPAAGVMGSRFVGAELGMGNLLATDMGGTTFKVGVIRDGAVETDHRPIFMRYQLFLSKIWVESIGAGGGSIVWIDGESGLLKVGPQGAGSSPGPICYGLGGTAVTVSDADLILGYLNEDCFLGGRMKLDRERATKVLEEKIARPMGMTVAEAASGIYRITNGHMSDSIRRATVERGYDPRSFTLFAFGGAAPVHAGRYAAELGIKEIVVPLTASVHSAAGLVSSDVTYHFGRSERLAVPADVKRVGATFAALVARARASLGAAGFADGAMKIIRSFDMRYRQQVHELNIAFPAGATELTEADLAAIYRRFDEVYELIYGPGAGYREAGQEIMAFRVVAIGELGKPRLRQYALQKNQAAAAIKTERRAYFEEARDFIPAKIYDYDRLAPGSELAGPAIIETPITTIVINPNDQALMDGYRNIRVRLGD; the protein is encoded by the coding sequence ATGAACTACATCGTCGGCGTCGATATCGGCGGCACATTCACAGATTGTGTTGCGTTGGATGACCAGGGCACGGTGACACTCGGCAAGGCGCTCTCGACGCCGGAGGACTTCGCCGTCGGCGCATTGAACGCCGTCGCCGATGCGGCGCGCCATCTTGGGCTGGCCAGCGACGCGGAGCTGTTGGCGGCGACCAAACTGTTCTTTCACGCCTGCACGGTCGCCGACAATACATTGATCACCCGCAGCGGGCCGAAAACCGGACTACTCACCACCGAGGGCTTTGGCGATACGCTTCTGATCATGCGCGGGCGGACCACCGAGGGGCTTACCGAGAGCGAAGCGTTTCGCGCCTCGACGCAGTCGAAGCCCGAGCCGATTGTGCCCCGGGCGCTGATCGAAGAAGTCGCCGAGCGCATCGACTACAAAGGCGCGGTGCTGGTGCGTCTGACCGAGCAGGAGATCGGCCGCGCCGTCAAAGCGCTGATCGAGCGCGGCGTGGAGTCGATCGCCATCGCGCTCCTCTGGTCGCTCGTCGATGACCGGCACGAGCGCGCGCTGGCCGACTTCATCCGTAAAAACTATCCGTCAATCTATCTCAGCCTCTCCAGCGAAGTGGCGCCGTTTCTCGGTGAATACGAGCGCACGGCGACGACGGCGTTCAACGCCTATGTCGGACCGAAGATAGCCGCGTATCTAAAGCGGTTGGGCGAGCTGCTCGCAGCCAAGGGGCTCAAGCGCGAGGCGCTGATCATGCAAGCCTACGGCGGTCTGCTCGGCATCGACGATACTTGCAAGAGCGCGGTGGGTACCATCGAGTCCGGACCGGCGGCCGGGGTCATGGGCAGCCGTTTCGTCGGCGCGGAGCTTGGCATGGGCAACCTGCTTGCCACCGACATGGGCGGGACCACTTTCAAAGTCGGTGTGATTCGTGACGGCGCGGTGGAGACCGATCACCGGCCGATCTTCATGCGCTATCAACTGTTTCTCTCGAAAATCTGGGTGGAGTCCATCGGCGCCGGCGGCGGCAGCATCGTCTGGATCGACGGCGAAAGCGGTTTGTTGAAAGTCGGGCCGCAGGGCGCCGGGTCGAGCCCCGGACCGATTTGCTATGGCCTTGGCGGCACCGCGGTAACGGTCTCCGACGCGGACTTGATACTCGGCTACTTGAACGAAGACTGCTTCTTGGGCGGGCGCATGAAGTTGGACCGAGAACGGGCCACGAAAGTTCTCGAGGAGAAAATCGCCCGGCCCATGGGCATGACGGTGGCGGAGGCCGCCAGCGGCATCTACCGCATCACTAACGGTCATATGAGCGACTCGATCCGGCGCGCCACTGTCGAGCGCGGCTACGATCCGCGCTCATTCACGCTGTTTGCTTTCGGCGGCGCGGCGCCGGTGCACGCCGGCCGCTACGCCGCCGAGCTTGGCATCAAAGAAATCGTCGTGCCGCTCACCGCCTCGGTGCACAGCGCCGCCGGATTGGTGAGCTCGGATGTGACTTATCATTTCGGCCGCTCCGAAAGGCTGGCGGTGCCGGCCGATGTGAAACGGGTGGGCGCGACTTTCGCGGCGCTCGTCGCAAGGGCGCGCGCCAGCCTCGGTGCCGCCGGTTTTGCGGATGGCGCGATGAAAATTATTCGCAGCTTCGACATGCGTTACCGCCAGCAGGTGCACGAATTGAACATCGCGTTTCCTGCGGGCGCGACTGAGCTGACCGAAGCCGATCTCGCCGCGATCTATCGGCGCTTCGATGAAGTTTACGAGTTGATCTACGGCCCGGGCGCGGGCTACCGCGAAGCGGGCCAGGAGATCATGGCCTTTCGCGTGGTCGCCATCGGCGAGTTGGGCAAGCCGCGGCTGCGCCAATATGCGCTGCAGAAAAATCAGGCTGCGGCTGCCATCAAGACCGAGCGCCGGGCCTATTTCGAAGAAGCGCGGGATTTCATCCCGGCGAAAATCTATGACTATGACCGGCTGGCACCGGGCAGCGAGTTGGCCGGGCCGGCGATCATCGAGACGCCGATCACGACGATCGTCATCAATCCCAACGACCAGGCGCTGATGGATGGCTATCGCAACATCCGCGTGCGCCTCGGAGACTGA
- a CDS encoding hydantoinase B/oxoprolinase family protein has protein sequence MAIATSACASETDMFDGNIDPITFEVLSHRLHQITREMGITLERTGGTVTTTQQHDYNASLYTPDGEIMAAGETYGHHVVCAGFAVKRIIDSFGKDEIYPDDIFLLNDPYLAAIHNPDVYIIAPIHFHSVLVGWSATFVHVSDVGAITPGGDSPDATEIFQEGFRIPGVKLVERGQIRKDVFNAITHMTRQPDAVALDLKCEIAANNVAKARLQELYRQYGPELMNSVSAEMIRYTETVLRKRLSEIADGEWRETLTIEADGPCRLVLALRKAGDRLIFDFTGTDPQVRKGINLPFHGTFGFCFGALLYSIAYDLPKNQGVIKPMEVIAPKGTLVHVQFPGPISMSTTSSGFGVGFLASSVLMQMIATSERWRQEIVAPSASHRNCRHSGVNQYGRYTPFINMAHGAMDGNGARIDRDGVDSGGSYMSCPNVEWMEMQYPLLYLFRRHAPDSAGAGEFRGGVAVESAHTLHDAPQGKIAGVAYGVAGKENSGHGMAGGQNGALSVMQKLAGTEVDRLLADNRPATKLNELGGRAEELPYCNFELAAGDVLYMRVASGGGYGDPLEREPELVRSDAANRIVSPEAARAVYGVVLTPELQVDLAATQRLRNDLQARRGENR, from the coding sequence ATGGCTATCGCAACATCCGCGTGCGCCTCGGAGACTGACATGTTCGACGGCAACATCGACCCGATTACTTTCGAAGTGCTGTCGCACCGGCTGCACCAAATCACCCGTGAAATGGGGATTACGCTGGAGCGCACCGGCGGCACGGTGACGACAACCCAACAGCACGACTACAACGCCTCGCTCTACACTCCCGACGGCGAGATCATGGCGGCGGGCGAGACCTATGGCCATCATGTGGTATGCGCCGGTTTTGCGGTCAAGCGTATCATCGATAGCTTCGGCAAAGACGAGATTTACCCCGACGATATTTTCCTGCTCAACGACCCCTATCTGGCGGCGATCCACAATCCCGACGTTTACATCATCGCGCCGATTCATTTTCATAGTGTTCTGGTCGGCTGGAGCGCGACGTTTGTGCACGTGAGCGACGTCGGCGCGATCACACCGGGCGGCGATTCGCCGGACGCCACGGAAATCTTCCAAGAAGGGTTTCGCATCCCGGGCGTGAAGCTAGTCGAGCGCGGCCAGATTCGTAAAGACGTTTTCAACGCGATCACCCACATGACGCGCCAGCCCGATGCCGTGGCATTGGATTTAAAGTGCGAGATCGCCGCCAACAACGTCGCCAAGGCGCGGCTGCAGGAGCTGTATCGCCAGTATGGGCCGGAGTTGATGAACAGCGTGTCGGCGGAGATGATTCGCTACACGGAAACCGTGCTGCGCAAACGGCTCAGCGAGATCGCCGACGGTGAGTGGCGCGAGACGCTGACCATCGAAGCCGACGGCCCCTGCCGCTTGGTGTTGGCGCTGCGCAAAGCGGGCGATCGATTAATCTTCGATTTCACCGGTACCGATCCGCAGGTGCGCAAAGGAATCAATCTGCCGTTTCACGGGACATTCGGCTTCTGCTTCGGCGCCCTTCTTTATTCCATCGCCTACGATTTGCCGAAGAACCAGGGGGTGATCAAGCCGATGGAAGTGATCGCGCCCAAGGGCACGCTCGTGCATGTGCAGTTTCCCGGGCCGATTTCGATGAGCACAACGTCATCCGGCTTTGGCGTGGGATTTCTCGCCAGCTCCGTGCTGATGCAGATGATCGCCACCAGCGAGCGCTGGCGCCAGGAGATCGTCGCGCCAAGCGCGAGCCACCGCAATTGCCGCCACTCCGGGGTTAATCAATACGGCCGCTACACGCCGTTTATCAACATGGCGCACGGCGCCATGGACGGCAACGGCGCGCGCATCGACCGCGACGGCGTCGACTCGGGCGGCAGCTACATGAGCTGCCCCAATGTCGAATGGATGGAGATGCAATATCCGCTGCTGTATCTGTTTCGCCGCCACGCGCCGGACAGCGCCGGCGCCGGCGAGTTTCGCGGCGGCGTGGCGGTTGAATCGGCGCACACGCTGCACGATGCGCCGCAGGGAAAAATCGCCGGCGTCGCCTATGGCGTCGCCGGCAAAGAAAACTCCGGCCATGGCATGGCCGGCGGTCAGAACGGCGCTTTAAGCGTGATGCAAAAATTGGCCGGTACCGAAGTCGATCGGCTGCTCGCCGATAATCGGCCGGCAACTAAACTCAATGAGCTGGGCGGGCGCGCCGAAGAGCTGCCCTACTGCAACTTCGAGCTCGCCGCCGGCGACGTGCTCTACATGCGGGTGGCGAGCGGCGGCGGCTACGGCGATCCGCTGGAGCGCGAGCCCGAGTTGGTGCGCAGCGACGCCGCCAATCGGATCGTCTCACCCGAAGCGGCGCGCGCCGTTTACGGCGTCGTGCTGACACCAGAATTGCAAGTAGACTTGGCGGCAACCCAGCGGCTCAGAAATGACCTGCAAGCGCGGCGCGGAGAAAATAGATGA
- a CDS encoding extracellular solute-binding protein → MTRKMLSLSFLYLLICVALGQAATPDRDKVIEGAKREGRLVLYTGMETDEATVFTKEFTRKYPFVKTEIFRSSGERVQQRFLVEYRANQHAADVFQTSIVQVYQLKNAGTLARYVSEEAAVLGEGFKDPQGHWSAFYQIPYVIGYNTKMVAAKDVPASYEDLLHPRWKGLISLETEEYQWFYHTLQLMGRDKGLDSMRKFAAQNLQMRKGHTLLAQLVAAGESAIATVVYSNRVERMKATGAPIEWVRFKGPTITAINAISIPDKAPHPNTARLFVDFTLSKEGQNILRSHRRVPARPDVLPDPPSLTRGLNLYPARPEGMIENYNDTVARFDEIFNKGK, encoded by the coding sequence ATGACACGAAAGATGCTTTCGTTGAGTTTCCTTTACTTGTTGATCTGTGTCGCGCTGGGTCAAGCAGCGACCCCGGATCGCGACAAGGTGATCGAAGGTGCGAAGCGCGAAGGCCGCTTGGTTTTATACACCGGCATGGAGACCGATGAGGCCACGGTCTTCACCAAAGAGTTCACCCGGAAATATCCATTCGTCAAGACCGAGATCTTTCGCTCCAGCGGCGAAAGAGTTCAACAGCGCTTTCTCGTCGAATATCGCGCCAACCAACATGCGGCCGATGTCTTTCAAACCAGCATCGTGCAGGTGTACCAACTCAAGAACGCCGGCACCTTGGCACGCTATGTATCAGAAGAAGCGGCAGTGCTTGGCGAAGGCTTCAAAGATCCGCAGGGCCATTGGAGCGCTTTTTACCAGATTCCCTATGTCATCGGTTACAACACCAAGATGGTGGCGGCCAAAGATGTGCCGGCGAGTTACGAAGATTTGCTGCATCCGCGGTGGAAAGGTTTGATCAGCCTGGAGACCGAAGAGTACCAATGGTTCTATCACACGCTGCAACTCATGGGGCGCGACAAGGGGCTCGATTCCATGCGCAAGTTTGCCGCGCAGAATCTGCAAATGCGCAAAGGGCACACGCTGCTAGCGCAGCTGGTGGCGGCTGGAGAGTCGGCGATTGCTACGGTGGTCTATTCGAACCGAGTCGAGCGCATGAAAGCCACCGGCGCGCCCATCGAGTGGGTGCGCTTCAAAGGGCCGACGATCACGGCCATCAATGCTATTTCCATTCCTGATAAAGCACCGCATCCGAACACTGCGCGGCTCTTTGTCGACTTCACGCTCTCGAAGGAAGGCCAGAATATTTTGCGCAGCCACCGGCGCGTGCCGGCGCGGCCGGATGTGCTGCCCGATCCGCCGAGTTTGACCAGGGGGTTGAACCTCTATCCGGCGCGGCCCGAAGGCATGATCGAGAATTACAACGACACGGTGGCGCGCTTTGATGAGATCTTTAACAAAGGTAAGTGA
- a CDS encoding SDR family oxidoreductase — MRLKDKVAVITGGAQGIGRATALMMGREGAKIVVADLQGEKAQAVSNELKALGAESLSVAVDVASESSVKQMAKATFDRFGRVDILANIAGIYFPKKSVVDLTEEDWDRTMNINLGSNFLCCREFVPAMRQQKSGRIISVASGIGHYGMRQFSHYAASKAAIMGFVKSLAREIGPDGITVNAICPGSANTAMPRQHRSEEEVLERLKATPLPHILEPEDIAGSITFLASDAAKFITGQSYNINSGNYMFG; from the coding sequence ATGAGACTCAAGGACAAAGTTGCGGTGATTACCGGCGGTGCCCAGGGTATTGGCCGGGCAACGGCACTGATGATGGGGCGCGAAGGGGCGAAGATCGTCGTCGCCGATTTGCAAGGCGAAAAAGCGCAGGCGGTGAGCAATGAGCTGAAGGCGCTCGGCGCGGAGTCGCTCAGCGTCGCCGTCGATGTCGCCAGCGAGTCGTCGGTCAAACAAATGGCCAAGGCGACATTTGACCGCTTCGGCCGCGTCGATATTCTCGCCAACATCGCCGGCATCTACTTCCCGAAAAAATCCGTGGTCGATCTAACCGAAGAAGACTGGGACCGCACGATGAACATCAACCTGGGCAGCAATTTTCTCTGCTGCCGCGAGTTTGTGCCCGCCATGCGCCAACAAAAAAGCGGGCGCATCATTAGTGTGGCCTCCGGCATCGGCCACTATGGCATGCGCCAGTTTTCCCACTACGCGGCGTCCAAAGCGGCGATCATGGGCTTCGTCAAATCGTTGGCCCGTGAAATCGGGCCGGACGGCATCACCGTCAACGCCATCTGCCCGGGCTCGGCCAACACCGCCATGCCACGGCAGCATCGTTCGGAAGAAGAGGTGCTTGAGCGGCTCAAGGCGACGCCGCTGCCGCACATCCTCGAACCCGAAGACATCGCCGGCTCGATCACGTTTCTCGCCAGCGACGCCGCCAAGTTCATCACCGGGCAGTCCTACAATATCAACAGCGGCAACTACATGTTCGGATGA
- a CDS encoding DUF541 domain-containing protein, translated as MTQLLLSLPLALLFAGSVLAQNVSDRPRVPSVSVSGEATIQAEPDQAQIDIGVVTQARTAPDASRENAERLNRVLTEVKKILGKGDEVKTSGYSLNPQYRYPQGGKPEIVGYNASNTVRIKMHKLDDVGKVIDAAMGAGANNINRLAFTLKDEEGARLEALKQASAKAKAKAEAIAKSLGLVLVKILSVSESERGFQPVLRQAPMARAEMAAAAAPTPVEPGTVDVRSTVSLVAELSER; from the coding sequence ATGACTCAATTGCTACTTTCTTTGCCCCTTGCATTGTTATTTGCCGGATCCGTGCTCGCGCAGAACGTCTCAGACCGCCCGCGGGTGCCATCGGTGAGCGTCAGCGGCGAAGCGACGATCCAGGCAGAGCCCGACCAGGCGCAGATCGACATCGGCGTCGTCACCCAGGCGCGCACCGCGCCCGACGCGTCGCGCGAAAATGCCGAGCGGCTCAATCGCGTTTTGACCGAGGTGAAAAAGATTCTCGGCAAAGGCGACGAGGTCAAAACCAGCGGCTACTCGTTGAATCCGCAATACCGCTACCCGCAGGGCGGCAAACCGGAAATCGTCGGCTACAACGCCAGCAACACCGTGCGCATCAAAATGCACAAGCTCGACGACGTCGGCAAAGTCATCGACGCCGCCATGGGCGCCGGCGCCAACAACATCAATCGCCTGGCTTTCACGTTGAAGGACGAAGAAGGCGCGCGCCTCGAAGCGCTCAAGCAGGCATCGGCCAAGGCGAAAGCCAAAGCCGAAGCGATCGCCAAATCCCTCGGTCTCGTGTTGGTGAAAATTCTTTCGGTCAGTGAAAGCGAGCGCGGCTTCCAGCCCGTCTTGCGCCAAGCGCCCATGGCCCGCGCCGAAATGGCCGCCGCCGCGGCACCGACGCCGGTGGAACCGGGCACCGTCGATGTGCGTTCGACGGTTTCGTTAGTCGCGGAGTTGAGCGAACGCTAA
- a CDS encoding MFS transporter — protein sequence MQSTSEAAQSPVKTKIFYGWYIVAVGFLANVASSFALASTMSIFLKPLTADLGVSRGVFSLLRSGEGIIAASIAPLIGTIVDRHGGRWLMVVGTAIVGVGYFILAHVDSFAQFAAVRLTLVTLGDAMMGYMVVNVVIAQWFVRQRSRALAFSSMGVGFAKVCMPVLAAWLILSLGWRHTWFIFGILTLALLVIPALLIIRRSPEAMGLLPDGLTEPTGVEGELKKQVSEREVGAQEAVWTRAEAMRTSAFWLLVITFGISSMGVTGLNLHVYSYVTDIGYTPVVAATVMSIIASMQLASPLAWGVLADRIGAKLAAMLRFVIQGLGLGLAILTGNWFCLYAGFFIYGIGLGGNMVIPDTLWANYFGRRSLGKIRGIGLLISHFVSAIGPPFFGFLFDITGGYGLSFAIFGAVLAISAVLSLLLAPPRHPARSGVLE from the coding sequence GTGCAATCCACCAGTGAAGCGGCGCAGAGTCCCGTCAAAACGAAAATCTTCTACGGTTGGTACATCGTCGCCGTCGGCTTTCTCGCCAACGTTGCCTCGTCCTTCGCGCTGGCGAGCACGATGAGCATATTCTTGAAGCCGCTGACCGCCGACCTTGGCGTGTCGCGCGGCGTGTTCTCGCTGCTGCGCTCGGGCGAGGGCATCATCGCGGCGTCCATCGCGCCGCTGATCGGCACCATCGTCGATCGCCATGGCGGCCGTTGGTTAATGGTCGTCGGCACGGCGATTGTCGGCGTTGGTTATTTCATTCTGGCCCACGTCGACAGCTTCGCCCAGTTTGCCGCCGTGCGGTTAACGCTGGTCACTTTGGGCGACGCGATGATGGGCTACATGGTGGTGAACGTCGTCATCGCCCAGTGGTTTGTGCGCCAGCGCAGCCGAGCCCTGGCTTTTTCCAGCATGGGCGTCGGCTTCGCCAAAGTCTGCATGCCGGTATTGGCGGCGTGGCTGATCTTGTCGTTGGGTTGGCGTCACACTTGGTTTATCTTCGGCATCTTGACGTTGGCGTTGCTGGTGATTCCCGCCCTGTTGATTATTCGGCGCTCGCCGGAGGCCATGGGGCTGTTGCCGGACGGCCTAACGGAGCCAACCGGTGTCGAGGGCGAGCTCAAAAAGCAGGTCTCCGAGCGTGAAGTCGGCGCCCAAGAAGCGGTCTGGACGCGCGCCGAAGCGATGCGCACCTCGGCGTTTTGGCTGCTGGTGATCACCTTCGGTATCTCCAGTATGGGCGTCACCGGACTCAACCTGCACGTCTATTCCTACGTGACCGATATCGGCTACACGCCGGTGGTTGCGGCAACGGTCATGAGCATCATCGCCTCGATGCAATTGGCGTCGCCCCTGGCGTGGGGAGTGCTCGCCGACCGTATTGGCGCCAAGCTTGCGGCCATGCTGCGCTTTGTAATCCAGGGTCTCGGATTGGGTCTCGCGATCCTTACAGGGAACTGGTTTTGCCTCTATGCCGGGTTTTTTATCTATGGCATCGGCCTCGGCGGCAACATGGTGATCCCTGATACATTGTGGGCCAACTACTTTGGCCGGCGCTCGCTCGGCAAAATTCGCGGCATAGGACTCTTGATATCGCATTTTGTCTCGGCCATCGGTCCGCCATTTTTCGGTTTTCTTTTCGACATCACCGGCGGCTACGGCTTGTCGTTCGCGATCTTCGGTGCGGTGCTGGCGATCTCGGCGGTGTTGAGCTTGCTACTGGCGCCGCCGCGCCACCCGGCGCGCTCTGGAGTGTTGGAGTGA
- a CDS encoding amidohydrolase: protein MPDFKLISADSHVNEPPAAWERVQKEYGERAPKVVKDPPGKPKGIWLVTGDLPPVGLSHYSKGLAVGKNRGISAVEQEKHFATISFNEKFRYEDYPGGWEPSARLKDQDTDGVEAEVLFSSAVRQLYSIVDEPFQRAIFQSYNAWLHEFCSYSPKRLIGLALIPILDMKHTVADIHHYAKLGFRGVQIPTRIKDSGYYEPKYEPMWQALEETGMVVNVHTSVMQGVARTHYEGPREEDPIKEPIGFARKQTPAQQFIGNMILSGNLDRHPKLKLVCAEFDVGWVANLVQQVDYWFGRESTFDAEKNINKLPPSEYFKTNIYFTYQDDRAGVLTTSVYGGDNFLWASDYPHGVTTWPYSKETVDENCEGIAPNIKRKLNRDNAARLYNV from the coding sequence ATGCCCGATTTCAAATTGATCTCCGCCGACAGCCACGTCAACGAGCCGCCCGCTGCCTGGGAGCGCGTGCAGAAAGAGTACGGCGAGCGCGCCCCCAAAGTCGTCAAGGACCCGCCGGGCAAGCCAAAGGGAATTTGGCTCGTCACCGGCGACCTGCCGCCGGTGGGGCTGTCGCACTATTCCAAAGGCCTCGCCGTGGGCAAGAACCGCGGCATCTCGGCCGTCGAGCAAGAAAAACATTTCGCGACGATCAGCTTCAACGAGAAATTTCGCTACGAAGATTACCCCGGCGGCTGGGAACCGAGCGCGCGGCTAAAGGACCAAGACACGGACGGGGTCGAGGCGGAAGTGCTTTTTTCCAGCGCCGTGCGCCAGCTTTACAGCATCGTCGACGAGCCATTTCAGCGAGCGATTTTTCAATCATACAATGCCTGGCTGCACGAGTTCTGCAGCTACAGTCCTAAGCGGCTGATCGGCCTGGCGCTCATTCCGATTCTTGACATGAAGCACACCGTCGCGGATATCCATCACTACGCCAAGCTCGGTTTTCGCGGTGTGCAAATCCCCACGCGCATCAAAGACAGCGGCTACTACGAACCCAAGTACGAGCCCATGTGGCAGGCGCTGGAAGAAACCGGCATGGTCGTCAACGTTCATACCAGCGTGATGCAGGGGGTCGCGCGCACCCATTACGAAGGACCGCGCGAAGAGGATCCGATCAAAGAGCCCATCGGCTTTGCCCGCAAACAGACCCCGGCGCAGCAATTTATCGGCAACATGATCTTGTCCGGCAATCTCGACCGCCATCCCAAGCTCAAACTCGTCTGCGCCGAGTTCGACGTCGGCTGGGTCGCCAATCTCGTCCAGCAAGTCGACTACTGGTTCGGCCGCGAGAGCACCTTCGACGCGGAAAAAAACATTAACAAACTGCCGCCCAGCGAATATTTCAAGACCAATATTTATTTCACCTACCAAGACGATCGCGCCGGCGTGCTAACGACTTCAGTCTACGGCGGAGATAACTTTCTGTGGGCGAGCGACTATCCGCATGGGGTAACGACTTGGCCGTATTCCAAGGAAACCGTCGACGAGAACTGTGAGGGGATCGCGCCTAACATCAAACGCAAACTCAACCGCGACAATGCCGCGAGGCTCTACAACGTCTAA